GCAACCGCAATTCCAGCTTTCATCCCCGCCACCCCAACTACAAATGGTTTGTGCTGGCCAACATCATGCTCGGCACTTTTATGGCGGTGCTGGACAGTACCATCGTAAACGTGGGGTTGCCCAAGATTATGGCATCGTTTGGCGTTGGAATCGACAAGATTCAATGGGTTGTTACTGCCTATATGCTCGCTATGGCAGTGATGCTTCCCACCTCTGGCTGGCTGGCCGACAAGTTTGGCTATAAGCGACTCTACTTTATCGGGGTGATGATGTTTACGTTGGGCTCCATGCTCTGCGGCATCTCGCACGATGAGAATACACTTATCTTTTCCCGTATCATTCAAGGGTTGGGAGCAGGAACCATACAGCCGCTGGGCATGGCTATTATCACGCGCGAATTCCCACCGCACCAGCGAGGGGTGGCACTGGGTTTCTGGGCCATTTCGGCGGCGGCATCGGTATCGTTTGGTCCGCTCATTGGTGGATACCTCATCGATCACTTCAGCTGGCAGCTGATCTTCGATGTGAACATTCCGTTTGGTATAGCCGCAATGGTATTCACCATACTTATTCAGAAGGAGTTTATAAATCCACGAATAGGAAAGTTCGATTTAATCGGCTTTGTTTCGGTGATAACATTTCTTCCGGTATTGCTTTATGCCCTATCGGAGGGAAGTGCAGCAACCAACTCGGCCGGATGGGGAGCACCCTACATCCTGATTTGCTTTGCGATCTCGGCAATTTCCTTGGCAGTATTTCTCACCCGAGAACTCACCATCCCGAATCCACTCATCGAGCTACGGCTGCTGAAGGATTACAACTTCGGTATGGGTAACTTGGTGATGATGATATTCAGCATGGGGATGTTTGGAAGCACCTTCCTGCTCCCCCTCTATCTCCAGAACTCCATGGGTTATACGGCCGTTCAGGCAGGTGCAGTATTTCTGCCAGTGGGGATCATCCAAGGGATTATGTCGCCTATTGCAGGAAAGATTTCCGATAAGTTCAGTCCCAAGGCGCCTATTATAATAGGTGTAGTGATAATGGCCTTTAGCTTCTTTCTCAACTCGCAGCTTTCGTATCTCACCGAGCATAGCTTTATTATGACTTCGCTCTACCTGAGAGGATTTGGCATGGGGGTTCTCTTTACACCATTGAGCACGCTGTCGTTGCTAACCATGCCGAAAGAGAAAATGGCGCAGGCATCGGGTATCACCAATACCATTCGTCAGTTGGCAGGCAGCCTCGGGGTAGCAATATTTACCACCCTTCTTACCACACGTGTAAACTTTCACATGCAGGTGTTTAGCAACGCTATTCAAGCGGGATCGGAAGAGTTTAAAAACGTGGCAACCAACCTAGCCTACTTTGCCCAACAACATGTGGGCGGAAGCATGGCCACCGCTGCTCAACAGGGCAAGTATATGATAATTTCGCATCTCACCAAACAAGCATACATTGAGGGAATTAACGACGACTTCTTGATTGCCGCCATTATTACCATTCTGGGTGCCGTGCCGGTGATTATTATGCGCACCAAAAATAAAAAGACATCCGTTAAAGCATAATCCTATGATTTGTAAAACATATCGATACATACTCTTCATGCTTCCGCTGGCAGGAACACTCTGCACAGGAAGTGCAAAAGGAGAGACCCAATCTGCCGATTCGCTCTCGCTCAGCAGTATTATTAGCGAAGTGATACAAAATCATCCGCTGGTGAAGCAAACCATAGAAGAGGTTAACGCCTCCGATGCTAAAATTGGTTTTGCCGAGGCAAATTACCTGCCCAACGTCGACTTTACGACAGCCTACTCGCGCGTTGGACCGGTATCGGAAATGACCCTACCCGGTTTGGGAACCTTCAGCTTGATGCCCAAGGATAACTATTCGGCCACCATCAACGTGAATCAGACCATTTACGATTTTGGCAAGACGAAGAAAAATATTTCGCTAGAGCAGCAGGGAAAGAAAATCATGCTTCGCTCAATGGAACAGGTAAAACAGAAACTTTCGCAGGCGGTTATTGGTAACTATTTCACCCTAGTATACCTGCAAGAGGCCATTAAGATAAAGCAGGAACAACTCAACACCCTGAATGAGCACCTTAGCTATATCCAAAAGAAACAGGCCACAGGATCGGCCACGCAGTATGAGGTTCTCACCACTCAGGTAAGGATATCTGCTATCGAGAACCAGAAAACCGATCTCGAAACCGCCCATCGGGTGCAGGTGTGCCAGCTCAACTTGCTGCTGGGAAAACCCGAAGCAACCGTGGAACTAGTAAAGAATGAGATGAGCATTGCTATGCCCAACCTACAGAGCGATACGCTTACATCCACTGCCATGCAAAACCGCGACGAGATGAAGCTGGTAAGAGAGAAGGTTAAGCTGATGGAGCTGCGCTATAGCCTCATTGGTTCGCAAAACAATCCCGTGCTCAACGCCTTTGTTTCGGGTGGCATTAAGAATGGGTATATCCCCGATCAGTATGCCGCTAAGATGAACTTTGTTGCGGGTATTGGCTTAAAGGTTCCGTTGTTCGATGGTAAGCGCAACCGATACAGTCGCACTCAAGCCAAATCGGCAATTCAGGTTACCGACCAGGAAGTGGAGATTGCGCGCAGGAATCTTGTGAGCGAGGTAGTGGAGACGCAGGCCAACGTTATGGCTTCGCAAAAGAAGGTAGTTCAATCGGAGCTACAGCTGGAGCATGCAACCCAAGCCTATGCGCTAGCAAAGGTTCGATTCGACTCGGGTGTAATTACCAACATTGAACTGCTCGAAGGCTCAACCGTTGTTTCGGAGAGCCATCTGATGCTGCTCAAATCGAAGATAGACTATACCCTTAGCCTCTATAAACTGAAGGCGGCAATTGGGGAGAGGCTGTATTAAGAAGTTAAAAGTTAAAGGTGAAAGGTGAAAAGAGGGCTTAGTGCGTGAAGGGTTAAAAGTTAAAGGAGGGTTTGGTGCGTGAGAAGTGAATGGTGAATAGTGAATGGTGTAAAGAGGGCTTAGTGCGTGAAAGGTTAAAGGTTAAAGGAGAGTTTGGTAGCAAGATTAAATGCGGTGCAGGTGGGGGAAAGTTAAAGGTTTAAGCATGAATGGTGAAAAAGAGTAAAGGGACAGATGATGATGGATGCTAATGAGCAGTTCTGGAAAAGATCAGCTGCCCAGCTTTACTTTGGTTTCCAACCTGCAGCCTGTAAAAATAGATACCGGAGTTGACCCTCAACCCTTGATTATTTGTGCCATCCCATTCGATGGAATTGAGACCAACATTTTGGTTCTCGCGTTTCAACAGTGTAATT
The sequence above is a segment of the Williamwhitmania taraxaci genome. Coding sequences within it:
- a CDS encoding DHA2 family efflux MFS transporter permease subunit; the protein is MRGVSASHRLRRKLRNRNSSFHPRHPNYKWFVLANIMLGTFMAVLDSTIVNVGLPKIMASFGVGIDKIQWVVTAYMLAMAVMLPTSGWLADKFGYKRLYFIGVMMFTLGSMLCGISHDENTLIFSRIIQGLGAGTIQPLGMAIITREFPPHQRGVALGFWAISAAASVSFGPLIGGYLIDHFSWQLIFDVNIPFGIAAMVFTILIQKEFINPRIGKFDLIGFVSVITFLPVLLYALSEGSAATNSAGWGAPYILICFAISAISLAVFLTRELTIPNPLIELRLLKDYNFGMGNLVMMIFSMGMFGSTFLLPLYLQNSMGYTAVQAGAVFLPVGIIQGIMSPIAGKISDKFSPKAPIIIGVVIMAFSFFLNSQLSYLTEHSFIMTSLYLRGFGMGVLFTPLSTLSLLTMPKEKMAQASGITNTIRQLAGSLGVAIFTTLLTTRVNFHMQVFSNAIQAGSEEFKNVATNLAYFAQQHVGGSMATAAQQGKYMIISHLTKQAYIEGINDDFLIAAIITILGAVPVIIMRTKNKKTSVKA
- a CDS encoding TolC family protein — encoded protein: MICKTYRYILFMLPLAGTLCTGSAKGETQSADSLSLSSIISEVIQNHPLVKQTIEEVNASDAKIGFAEANYLPNVDFTTAYSRVGPVSEMTLPGLGTFSLMPKDNYSATINVNQTIYDFGKTKKNISLEQQGKKIMLRSMEQVKQKLSQAVIGNYFTLVYLQEAIKIKQEQLNTLNEHLSYIQKKQATGSATQYEVLTTQVRISAIENQKTDLETAHRVQVCQLNLLLGKPEATVELVKNEMSIAMPNLQSDTLTSTAMQNRDEMKLVREKVKLMELRYSLIGSQNNPVLNAFVSGGIKNGYIPDQYAAKMNFVAGIGLKVPLFDGKRNRYSRTQAKSAIQVTDQEVEIARRNLVSEVVETQANVMASQKKVVQSELQLEHATQAYALAKVRFDSGVITNIELLEGSTVVSESHLMLLKSKIDYTLSLYKLKAAIGERLY